GCAGTTACAGAAAATGTCTCATGTTATGTTCGGAGGGATTACCCATAAACCAGCCATCTTACTATGTCAAAAACTGGTGGAAATTACCCCGAAGGGTTTAGAGAAAGTCTTTTTAGCGGATTCAGGTTCGGTTTCTGTAGAAGTAGCTCTGAAAATGGCAATACAGTTTCAACACTCCCTCGGACAACCCCAGAAAAATAAGTTTATGACTATCAGAAGGGGCTATCATGGTGATACAACAGGGGCAATGTCTGTATGTGATCCTGAAGGCGGTATGCACCACTTATTTAGGGATTTTTTACCGAAACATTTTTTTATAGAAAAGCCTCAGAAAAGATTTGGCGAAACCTATGAGGAGGAGGAGCTTTTTTTCTTAGAAGAATTTTTCCGTCTCCATAGTCATCAATGTGCAGGTTTTATTTTAGAGCCTATCGTACAAGGGGCGGGGGGAATGTGGTTTTATTCTTCTCAATTTTTAAAGAAAATAAAAAGTCTGTGCGAAGTCCATAATATGCTTCTAATTGCCGATGAAATCGCCACCGGTTTTGGGAGAACGGGAAAACTATTTGCTTGTGAACACGCTGGTATTTCTCCTGATATTCTTTGTCTGGGAAAAGCCTTAACGGGGGGTTATATGACCCTTGCGGCGACTATTTGCACCCAACGGGTAGCAGAAACTATTTGTCAGGGAGAAGCGGGTGTATTCATGCACGGACCCACTTTTATGGCTAATCCTTTGGCTTGTGCGATCGCATCTAAAAGTATTGAATTATTATTGAAGTCTGATTGGCAATCTAAGATACTGACCATTGAAAAAGAGTTAAAACAAGGGCTGAATGAAGCAAAAACCTTAGAAAATGTGAAGGATGTTAGGGTATTAGGTGCGATCGGTGTAATCGAACTTCATCAACCCGTTAATGTTGCCCATGCTCAAAAATTTTTTGTGGAAAAAGGGGTTTGGATTAGACCATTCAGGAATTTAATTTACATCATGCCTCCCTATATTATCAGCCAAAAAGATCTCAGATTATTAACTTCTACTATGGTTGACTATTGCCAAAAAATTAATACGTTGGTGAATTAAGCTATTATTTCTGCTAAATCTGACACCTACCGTTATCCAATATTCTTAAACCCAATTGAGATTACTTAGAACCGAAAGGAAAATGCTAACCTATAGAAAACGTACAAAAAAATAAGTATGTGGAAAGCACTAATTAGTTTGATTATTTTTATCACTGCTGGTTACTGGTTTGTAAATCAATATTTAAGTCAACAATCATCTGAGCCAACTCCAGAAGAAAAAGCAAAAGAAAATAAGGTTGTAGAAGAATATAAAGATAAACTTAATGAGAATCTGGAAAAAGGTAGTGAAAGATTTAAAAATTTAGATCCCCAGAATCAATAAATATGGCTCTATCACTTCTCGTCGTGTAAATTAACTTGAGTTTTGGATAAGCTGAAAGCAGACCAACTCGTAGTCAGAAAACCTTATAGCTTCTTCTTAGAAATAACGATAAAATTGCCTTAACCCAAACTGACGTTAAATATATTCAATCCCTAGCACCCCAAAACCCTAAGCCCCTACTTCCCCCTCTCACCCTCTCCCCTCATCTGGTCATCACCCTACCACCTGCAACCTCACACCTAACCTTATCCGATATTCTTAAACCAAACTAAGGTTACTTATTTTAATTCCGAACTCAGATGAAGTTGATTTAATCCTAGTACGACAGTAAAGTATAATTGGGAATTATTTTCTATCTATAACTAACTTTATTTTCCTAAAAATGGCAATCGCAATTGATTTTGGTACAAGTAACACTGTCATTACTCGCATCAACCCTGTGACAGGGGAATCAGAAATTGTTAAATTAGCCAATCTTGCTCAAAAAAATAGCAGTATTCCCCCGATAATTCCTAGTTTAGTATATATAAATAATGCTAATAATGACGATGTAATTATTGGTCAAAAAGTTAGAAATAAAGGTTTGGATAGTAAAAATAATCAGCGTTTTTTTAGTAATTTTAAAAGAGGTATAGGTACTGATATTCAGGGTTTTTTACCTATTTTAGATGATAAACAATTAGATTTTGAAAAAATTGGAGATTTATTTTTAAGTAATATTTTACAAGAATTAAACGGTGAGTTAGACTCTTTAATTATGACTGTGCCAGTAGATAGCTTTGAAAGTTATCGCTATTGGTTAACTGGGGTGTGCGAAAAGTGGAATATTGACAAAGTCAGAATTATTGATGAGCCAACGGCGGCGGCTTTAGGTTATGGTACGGAAGAAGATAATTTAATTTTAGTGGTAGATTTCGGCGGAGGTACGATCGATTTTTCTTTGGTAGAGTTAGATTTAGGAGAAAAGAAAAAACCTCAAGGATTTATATTGAAATGGGGTGAGAAGCTGTTAGGGGAAAGCTCGGCTCAAAAAACGAAGTTAGCCAAAGTGATAGCTAAGGCAGGGGCCAATTTAGGGGGTTGTGACATAGATAACTGGATTTTAGACTATTTTCATGAAAAACAAGGGGTAACAAAGTCTTCTCTAACTAGCCGTTTAGCAGAAAGAATTAAGATTCGTCTTTCTCAGACTGAGGAGGCTCAAGAAGTCTTTTTTAATGATTTAACCCTAGAAACTTACGATTTAAGCCTAAATAGAGAAACTTTTGAGGAAATACTCAACCATAATCAGTTTTTTGCTCAACTAGATACTCTGATGGAAAGAGTCTTACAACAAGCAAGAAGTAACGGTGTCAATATCAATGACGTTAATCGAGTTTTGTTGGTGGGGGGAAGTGGACAAATTCCTGCCGTTAATCAATGGTTACAGCAATACTTCCCTCTCGAAAAAATAAAATGCGATCGCCCTTTTGACGCTATTGCCATGGGTGCATTAAAATTAGAACAGAATTTACAGATCAAAGACTTTCTTTATCATAGCTACGGAATTAGATATTGGAATCGTCGGCAAAAACGTCATGATTGGCACACCATTATTCCTAGTGGGCAACCTTACCCCATGACACAACCCAGAGAGTTAATTTTGGGGGCTTCAGTGGAAAATCAACCTAGTATTGAATTGATTATTGGTGAGTTAGGGCAAGACAATACCTCTACGGAAGTTTATTTCGATGGTGAGCGTTTAGTTACTCGTAGTATAAGTCGAGGGACAGGTCAAGTACAACCGTTAAATGATACGGAAGGAGGGAAAACTATCGCCCAATTAAATCCTCTGGGCAATCCGGGGAGCGATCGCATTAAGGTATTATTTAGAGTAGATGAGGATAGATGTTTAAAAATTACTGTGGAAGACTTATTAACCGATGAGATTTTGTTAGATAATGTTATGGTAGCCGAGTTGAGTTAAAGCAAGACACTTTTTTTATAGTCAATAAAATATGGATCAAAAAATATTTTCTCCTAGTTTAAGTCAACACATCGAAGCGATTTTATATCTAAAGGCTCAACCAACTACTCTACAAGAAATTGTTACCCTAACCAATCATTCTACAGAAGAAGTGCAAGAGGCTCTCATTCAATTAATGTCTGATTATGCTTATCGTAACAGTGCTTTAGAAATTATTGAAACAGAGCAAGGTTATAGTTTACAATTACAGTCGGAATATTTATCTCTCCTTTCTAATCTTGTACCCGCAGAGTTAAATACCGCTACTCTTAAAACCTTAGCTGCGATCGCACTTCAAAGCCCTATACTTCAGAGTGATTTAATAAATCTAAGGGGAAGCACCGCTTATCAACACGTTAGCGAATTAGTGGAATCTGGCTTTATCCGTAAACGGCGACAAGAAGAGGGGCGATCGTATTGGTTAGAAGTTACTGATAAGTTTCATAAATATTTTGAATTTAATCAAGCCCAAACAGAAGAAGAATGAAAATGAAATTCAATTAAGAATTAACTACAAGCAAAACAATGAATTTAACTCCATTAATAGGCATTACAACCTCAATCTTTCTCCTTAGTCAAAACCCAACTCAAGATAAATTCAACACCCTAAAAAGGACCTTAGAAAACTATAATTTCAACGTAAAAATAGAGCCTCCTCCCCTGAGAAGCACCTATGGTTTATTGCAAGTAAAAAACCGCACTATTTGGATAAACCCCATTGTATTTGATTTACAAATTGCCCTCCCCACCTTAATTCATGAAGCAACCCACGCCGCCCAATTATGTGCAGGGAAAAACGAAATTACCGCTCTTAATCTGTCTTTATCTCCTCCCAATATTGCCCGTCCTTATTTTACTCACTACAATCATGGTTTAAGGAGACATTTAGAAGCTGAAGCCTATGCGGTACAAACTCACCCTGAAGGCTATGATTTAGTTATATCCCTATTGAATAAACATTGTGAATAAACAAAATTTTGAGTTTCTATGTAAGTTTACTATACTCAGCAAGGGAATAAAACATCTTCATGAAGCTAGGAAAAAGCGATGTAACTATAATTCAGTTAAGAACTAAGATTATGATATTCTCGAATATATTTAAATGGAAAAGGAATAACTGTACTTTGTCCTGTACGCACAAAGTCAACATCCATAGTTTTTAATAAGTCTTGAAAAACTAATTGAGAATTTTTCACCGCTACAATTTTGCGAAGATGACAGCTATCCTTAAAAGATGAGTTAATCGCCTCAACACTACAGCCGACAAAATAATGGGCTTCTGTCTCTGTTTCTCCAAAATAATTAATATTTATATTATTAAAAAAGAAAGAATATTTACTGTCATTATCTTTGGGAAAAGTGAACCTAACTTGATATTTTTCTAGTAAATAATCTCTAAATTGTGTAGCTTCTTTAGTACTAGCACTATTATTTTTTCCTCCCAAATATTGCTTAATTAAACCATATAATTCTTTTTTGGAAATATGACGGGGATAGTTATTCTTCAATTCTTGACAAAAAATATCAAATTTTTCATTGTTGTTAAACTGAGGGTAAATAGTTAGAAAGTCTTGGACAATATTTGTTATCGTAAAACCGTTACTGAGATACTCAGATAATTCTTTTTCTTGTTCTTCAAGCACGAATTTTATTTGATCTAAATTTGGTAAAGTGATTTCATCGGAGCGAAAAATTAAATTAATATCATGATTTTCTGACAAGATAAACCCTTCAAATTTAAAATAAGATTCGGCTTTCTTTTCCTGTTTAATAACTTGCTCAATATACTCTTTATACTCATCATATTTATGAGTTTGTAAAAACATATTATCATCTGATGTTAATGTGTCTAATTCAAAGCTACCATCATGATTAATCGTCATAAAAGTTAAAGATTTATTTTGATTTTTATCGTCATTATTTTCATCGTACATCGCAAATATCCATTTTTTATTAGATAATTGTGTTATTTTACTCCAATCAAAAAGACTTATTTTTTGACGAGAAATATCTTGTTTAATAATTAATTCTTTTATTATAGTTTTAATAATCGTTTTTATTTCTTTTGTTGGTATTGATTCAATGGTAAGATTTTGTCTTTGAATATTATTCTCAGAAGATAAATATTTATCCTCAATATTATTTCTTTTATAATAGTTTTTATCCCGAATAATTCTGACATTAAAAGCATCATTAATATCATGATTACTAACAGAAATTAAAGTTTCATTTTGAAAATAAGGTATCAGCTCTTTTTTTATCTTTTCAACTAAATTTTGAGATTCTTCATTATTAACTAAATCTATAATGTTAATTGACTGGTTTTCAATAATAGAATTAAGTTTTTTTGTTGCTTTGTTTTGTTGAGTAAAAATAAAATTGGTGCGATCGAACCTTAAACATTTTTTAGTTTCCAATGGAATAAACTCCACAGTTAAATATGATTTTAAATATTTTCTCATATCTAAAATTACTTGATGAAGAATACCAGCTTTACTATTTTCAAAATCTGCTAAGGAATCAAAATTTAAAAAATTTTTATGAGCTTTTTTTCCTTTTTTCCCCGCTTTAATATATGTACTATTGGGATTATTTTTATCTTCTGAACCTAACCATCTTATTAAAGTAGCCTTACCTTCATCAATTACATATCGTGGTCTTTTTAAGTACTTTAATAGTTGTTTTTTATCTTTACCTTTTGCATTTTTTAATTCAGCTCTAATATCTTTTTCTAAGCGATAATTTCCCATACTTACATTTAGTAAAAACTCATTATCAGTATTCTTAATATAATTAAGATTTACCTGTGCTACCAAAATAGATCGAGCTAATTTACCTATTTTTAAGGATGGAATTTTTAATAAAGAACCAGTTAAATTGGAAAAATGAAGATTACTAAATCTTGACCTTGAAGAGCCAAGATAATTTAATAATAAGCGACCAAGAACTTCATTATTAATAAAATTTTCTTCATCACAACTATTTATTTTTTCAATTTCAACTTCTTTTGCTATACAGTCTTGCAAACAATCATCATTATTTCTAATTCTTTTTTCCAATTCATAACCATTATTTCCCTGCTTTTTAAACATAGCATAAGCATAATTATCTTTATAGCAAACTGCCAAGGCTTTATACTCGTCTCCTATAATATAATCCAGCTGCTTTGCTCCCCACCACTTACTATTTTTCTCTCTTTGAAGGGAAAGGAAAATAAAATCTCTTTTAATATTATCTATGTGAAAAGTAAATTTTAAACGGTTAGTAATAATATTCATTTTTTTACTCTTAGGATAAATATAACTCTTGAAATAGATACTTTAACGCTTCTGGATGAATTTTATTATCTTGGCATAGAAACGGTATTCTAATAATTTTATTATTATCGGAAGGGATAGGCTCAAATTTACAATTATCTTTATCGG
This is a stretch of genomic DNA from Cyanobacterium aponinum PCC 10605. It encodes these proteins:
- the bioA gene encoding adenosylmethionine--8-amino-7-oxononanoate transaminase, which produces MSDNLSNHFSQKLLDFDRNHIWHPYTSLINPLPTYPIVCAEGVRLIMDNGKQLIDGMSSWWTAIHGYNVPELNQVANEQLQKMSHVMFGGITHKPAILLCQKLVEITPKGLEKVFLADSGSVSVEVALKMAIQFQHSLGQPQKNKFMTIRRGYHGDTTGAMSVCDPEGGMHHLFRDFLPKHFFIEKPQKRFGETYEEEELFFLEEFFRLHSHQCAGFILEPIVQGAGGMWFYSSQFLKKIKSLCEVHNMLLIADEIATGFGRTGKLFACEHAGISPDILCLGKALTGGYMTLAATICTQRVAETICQGEAGVFMHGPTFMANPLACAIASKSIELLLKSDWQSKILTIEKELKQGLNEAKTLENVKDVRVLGAIGVIELHQPVNVAHAQKFFVEKGVWIRPFRNLIYIMPPYIISQKDLRLLTSTMVDYCQKINTLVN
- a CDS encoding Hsp70 family protein → MAIAIDFGTSNTVITRINPVTGESEIVKLANLAQKNSSIPPIIPSLVYINNANNDDVIIGQKVRNKGLDSKNNQRFFSNFKRGIGTDIQGFLPILDDKQLDFEKIGDLFLSNILQELNGELDSLIMTVPVDSFESYRYWLTGVCEKWNIDKVRIIDEPTAAALGYGTEEDNLILVVDFGGGTIDFSLVELDLGEKKKPQGFILKWGEKLLGESSAQKTKLAKVIAKAGANLGGCDIDNWILDYFHEKQGVTKSSLTSRLAERIKIRLSQTEEAQEVFFNDLTLETYDLSLNRETFEEILNHNQFFAQLDTLMERVLQQARSNGVNINDVNRVLLVGGSGQIPAVNQWLQQYFPLEKIKCDRPFDAIAMGALKLEQNLQIKDFLYHSYGIRYWNRRQKRHDWHTIIPSGQPYPMTQPRELILGASVENQPSIELIIGELGQDNTSTEVYFDGERLVTRSISRGTGQVQPLNDTEGGKTIAQLNPLGNPGSDRIKVLFRVDEDRCLKITVEDLLTDEILLDNVMVAELS
- the scpB gene encoding SMC-Scp complex subunit ScpB, which translates into the protein MDQKIFSPSLSQHIEAILYLKAQPTTLQEIVTLTNHSTEEVQEALIQLMSDYAYRNSALEIIETEQGYSLQLQSEYLSLLSNLVPAELNTATLKTLAAIALQSPILQSDLINLRGSTAYQHVSELVESGFIRKRRQEEGRSYWLEVTDKFHKYFEFNQAQTEEE